The genome window CGTGGCGTTTCACGCCACGTGCGAGCAGGCGGAGGCGGCCGGTTTCCGCCCCTGCCTGCGTTGCAAACCGGACTTGCCGCCGCTGGCCCAGCGCCAGGCGGCCATCGTGGCCGATATCTGCCGCCTGATCGACGCCAGCGACGAGTTGCCAGACCTGGACAGCCTGGCGCATGCGGCCGGCATGAGCCGCTTTCACTTCCACCGCGTCTTCAAGGCGCACACGGGCATCACGCCGAAAGCGTACGCGGCGGCGCGGCGCGGCGAGCGCCTGAAGGCCGGCTTGCAGGGCGCGGCGAACGTCACCGAGACCCTGTACGCGGCCGGTTTCAATTCCAGCGGCCGCCTGTACGCCGCCACGCCGGGCTTGCTGGGCATGACGCCTGGCGCATTCCGTGCCGGCGGCAGCGGCGCCGTGATCCGCTTCGCCATCGGCGCCTGTTCGCTGGGCGCCATCCTGGTGGCCAGCACGGACAAGGGCATCTGCGCGATTTTGATCGACGACGACCCGGAAGTGCTGCTGCGCGACTTGCAGGACCGTTTTCCGCAAGCCGAACTGCGTGGCGCGGAAGCGGACTATGAACAGACGGTGGCGCAGGTGGTGGGCCTGGTCGAGGCGCCAGCGATCGGCCTGGACTTGCCGCTCGACGTGCGCGGCACCGTGTTCCAGCAGCGCGTGTGGCAAGCGTTGCGCGAGATTCCCGCCGGCAGCACGGTCAGCTATGCCGAGTTGGCCCGCCGCATCGGCGCCCCGAACGGTGCGCGGGCCGTGGCGGGTGCCTGCGCCGCCAATGCGCTGGCCGTCGCCATCCCCTGTCACCGCGTGGTGCGCAACGATGGCGCCTTGTCCGGCTACCGCTGGGGCGTGGAGCGCAAGCAGGCGCTGCTCGAGCGCGAGGGTGAACGGTGAGGGCGCTGGACTGGCCGCAGATCGAGGATGCGCTGAATCAATACGGCTGCGCCGTCGTGCCGCGCTTGCTCAATCCTGCGCAGTGCGCCGCGCTGGCGGCGCAGTATGACGATGCGT of Janthinobacterium sp. PAMC25594 contains these proteins:
- the ada gene encoding bifunctional DNA-binding transcriptional regulator/O6-methylguanine-DNA methyltransferase Ada is translated as MEHAYLTDDARWDALQRRAPDADGVFYYSVRTTGVYCRPSCAARPALRRNVAFHATCEQAEAAGFRPCLRCKPDLPPLAQRQAAIVADICRLIDASDELPDLDSLAHAAGMSRFHFHRVFKAHTGITPKAYAAARRGERLKAGLQGAANVTETLYAAGFNSSGRLYAATPGLLGMTPGAFRAGGSGAVIRFAIGACSLGAILVASTDKGICAILIDDDPEVLLRDLQDRFPQAELRGAEADYEQTVAQVVGLVEAPAIGLDLPLDVRGTVFQQRVWQALREIPAGSTVSYAELARRIGAPNGARAVAGACAANALAVAIPCHRVVRNDGALSGYRWGVERKQALLEREGER